The region CGGTCGGCCTGCCCTATGTCGCCGTGCGCGGCGCGCGGCCAGGCAAGACGCTGTGGCTGCATGGCCAGGTCCATGGCGACGAGATCAACGGCATGGTGGCGGCGCTGCGCTTCGCCAATGGCCTGGATCCCGCGGCCATGAGCGGCAACGTCGTGGTCACGCCGACCGGCAATCCGCAGGCGCTGGACAGTCGTCGCAAGCGCAATCCCTATGACGACCTGGATCTCGACCAATGCTATCCGGGCAGCGCCGGCGGCTTGATCTCGGAGCGGCTGGCGCATGCCCTGTTCGCCGAGATCCGCGATACGGCCAGTTTCGTCATCAACCTGCACACCATGAATCCGCTGTTCAATTCCAAGGCCTACGCGGTGTACAAGCTGCATCCGGGTAGCGGGGTCGAAGAGCAGGAACTGCTGCGCGCCATCGCGCTGTTCGAGCCCAACGTCGCCTGCCGGATGGACGTGGGCGGCAAGGGCGAACTGCCCGGCAACATCGCCGGCGCGCTCGACTACCAATGCCTGGCGGCGGGCATCCCCGCCTTCATGGTGGAGCTGGGCGGCGGCAGCCGCTATGAAGCCCACAACGTGGCGTTGGCCGAACGCGGCTTCGCCCGCCTGGCGGGGCACCTGGGCATCCTGGAAGGCGGGGCAGGCTACAGCGTGCCGACCGTGCGCCGCGTGACCCGGCGCGGCTGGATCACCTTCAAGCAGGGCGGGCTGTTCGTGCCGGAAGTCGAGGCCGGCGCCACGTTGAAGGCCGGCAGCGTGCTGGGCGCGTCGATGAACCTGCACGGGGAACCCCTGGAGACCATCCGCCTGGCCAACGACGGCATCGTCATCGGCTTGCGCGGCGATCCCGTCATTCATACGGGCGAACGGGCGGCTTTCATGGCCCATGAGTGGGACGAATTCAGCTTGGCCTGATGGGAATCGTCTGATTCACAATCACACCTTCGCGTAATAGTCTGAGTCTATAGGGTCCATTACAACAATGAACTCTTAAGACTCAGTCAGCTGGCGTATATTCAATTGCCCCTGCTCATCGTGGGCAATAGAGCTCGCCCCGGACACTATGCTCCGGCGCGCTGACATGACAAGCCTGCCGCGTCGCGGCGTCCAGTCAAACCGCCGGACGACGCAGCCCGGTGACCGTACCGTGACACGTGCCAGGCTGATTCCCCCAACGGAGATCACATGACAAACGAAGCGAAGTGTCCATTCAATCATGCCGCCGGTGGCGGCACGACCAACCGCGATTGGTGGCCCAAGCAGCTGCGACTGGATCTGCTCAACCAGCACTCCAGCAAATCCAATCCGTTGGACCCGAATTTCAACTATGCCGAGGCCTTCAAGAGCCTGGATCTGGCGGCCGTGAAGAAGGACCTCGCGGCCCTGATGACCGACTCGCAGGATTGGTGGCCGGCTGACTTCGGCCACTACGGCGGCCTGTTCATCCGCATGGCCTGGCACAGTGCCGGTACCTATCGCATCGGCGACGGCCGCGGCGGCGCGGGCCGCGGTCAGCAGCGCTTCGCGCCGCTCAACAGCTGGCCCGACAACGTCAGCCTGGACAAGGCGCGCCGCCTGCTGTGGCCCATCAAGCAAAAGTACGGCCAGAAGATCTCGTGGGCCGATCTTTTGATTCTGACGGGCAACGTGGCGCTGGAAACCATGGGCTTCAAGACCTTCGGTTTCGCCGGCGGCCGCGAGGACAGCTGGGAACCGGACCTGGACGTCTACTGGGGTAACGAGAAGACTTGGCTAGGCGGCGATGTCCGCTACGGCAAGGGCGCGGCGGGACGTGACGCCGACGACGAAGGCGTGCTGGTCGCCGACGCTGAAATGCATGGCCAGGAGGAGAGCCGCAACGACGACCGTCGTTTGGAAAATCCGCTGGCTGCCGTGCAGATGGGCCTGATCTACGTCAACCCGGAAGGCCCGGACGGCAATCCCGACCCGGTCGCGGCGGCGCACGACATCCGCGAAACCTTCGGCCGCATGGCGATGAACGACGAAGAGACCGTGGCCCTGATCGCCGGCGGCCATACCTTCGGCAAGACGCACGGCGCGGGTCCGGCTGACAACGTCGGCGCCGAACCCGAAGCGGCCGACCTGGAATTGCAGGGCCTGGGCTGGCACAACAAGTTCGGTTCCGGCAAGGGCGGCGACACCATCACCAGCGGCCTCGAAGTCACCTGGACGTCGACCCCCACGCAATGGGGCATGGGCTTTTTCAACAATCTTTTCGGCCATGAGTGGGAGCTAACCAAGAGCCCGGCCGGCGCGCACCAGTGGGTGGCCAAGAACGCCAAGGCCGATATCCCGCACGCGCACGATTCGTCGAAGAAGCTGTTGCCGACGATGCTGACCACCGACCTGTCGCTGCGCCTGGACCCGGCCTACGAGAAGATCTCGCGCCGTTTCATGGCCAATCCGGAAGAATTCGCGGATGCCTTCGCGCGCGCCTGGTTCAAGCTGACCCATCGCGACATGGGCCCACGTGCCCGCTATCTGGGTCCGGAAGTGCCCGCCGAGGAATTGGTCTGGCAGGATCCCGTCCCCGCCGTGGATCATCCGCTGGTCGACGCAAAGGACATCGCCGCGCTGAAACAGAAGATCGCCGCCACCAAGCTGTCCGTGCCTGAACTGGTGTCGACGGCATGGGCTTCGGCGTCCACCTTCCGCGGCTCGGACAAGCGGGGCGGCGCCAATGGGGCGCGTATCCGCCTGGCGCCGCAGAAGGACTGGGAAGTGAACCAGCCGGCCCGTCTGGCCAAGGTGCTGGCGGCTTTGGAAGGCGTGCAGAAGGATTTCAATGCCTCGGCTTCCGGCGGCAAGAAAATCTCCCTGGCTGACCTGATCGTGCTGGCGGGCTGTACGGGCGTCGAGCAGGCGGCCGAAAAGGCCGGCCATCGCGTGACCGTGCCGTTCACGCCCGGGCGCACCGATGCCTCGCAGGACCAGACCGACGTCGAGTCCATCAACGCCATGCAGCCGGCTGCCGATGGCTTCCGCAACTACGTGCATGCGCGTGTGCGGATTCCGGCCGAGCATCTGTTGATCGATCGCGCGCAGTTGCTGACGCTGACGGCGCCCGAGATGACGGTGCTGTTCGGTGGCCTGCGCGTGCTCGACGTCCATACGGGCGCCGAAACGCATGGCGTGTTCACGGACCGGCCCGGCGCCTTGTCCAATGACTTCTTTCGCAATCTGTTGGACATGGGCACGGCCTGGCAGCCGACCAAGTCGCCGGCGCGCGACGTCTTCGAAGGCAAGGACCGCAAGACGGGCCGGGCCAAGTGGACCGGCACTCGCGTCGACCTGGTCTTCGGTGCCGACTCCCGTCTGCGGGCGCTGAGCGAGGTGTATGGCAGCGCGGACGCCGAGAAGAAGTTCGTCGACGACTTCGTCAAGGCATGGGACAAAGTGATGAACCTGGACAGGTTCGATCTGGCCTGATCCGCGTCAGGTAAAGGAAAGCCCGGCTTGGACTTGGTTCAGCCGGGCTTTTTTTATTCCGCACACGTAACGCGTGCATACTAGGCACATTCTGCCTTTGGAGAGCCTGTCTCATGCGTTCGACCTTGCACGCCCTTGCGCTGTTTCTTGCCACGGCCAGTCTGGCGCCGGCTTACGCGGCCACCGCGGCGCCCGCTGGTATGGCGCCGTTCGAAGGCAAATGGAGCTACGCCGACCAAAAGAAGTTCGGCCATTTCGCCGACATCGCCGTGGAAGCCGGCGCGGGCGCTGAAGCGGCGGGGCACTGGTCCGACGGCACCCGGGTCGCCGGCAGCAGCGGCGACCTGCGCGGCCGGCTCGACGGCAAGAAACTGTATGTCCGCTTCTGCACCGACGAGGCCGAACGCGGCAGCACGCAATGCCCCGCTTTCGATCCGGATGAATCCGCGTATCTGGTTCGAGCCGGCGACAAACTGGTCTGGTACCGCAAATTCGGCGAAGGCAAGACCAGCGAGTACAAGAAGTACCTGGAACTGCACCGCGACGAAAGGCGCTAAGGGACGCAGCCTTTTTTTAGAGCCCCGCGCGAGCGTAGGACAATTGCGGGATGCGTCGGGCTTGCAGCGCCGGGGTCGGCGCGCTGTCGGCCGCTTTCTGAACGTTGTCGGCTTCGTCGAACTTGAAATAGCCCACAGCGGCGCTCTGGTTCTGCGCTTCGAGTTGCAGCGCCGACGACGCGGATGCGGTCGTTTCGACCAGCGCGGCATTGCTCTGGGTGGCGCTGTCTATCTGGCTCACCGCCAGGTTGATTTGCGCGATGCCCTCGCTCTGCTCCACGCTCGCATGCGCGATTTCCTTGATCGTCAAGCCGACCTTGCCGGCATTGGCCGTCATGTGGCCCATGGCGGTCTCGGCGTCTTTCGCCACGTTTCCGCCGCGGCGTATCTGCTCGACCGATTCGTCGATGAGTTTCCTGATTTCTTTCGCGGACGCCGAACTGCGCTGCGCGAGCGCCCGCACTTCGCTGGCAACGACGGCAAACCCCTTGCCATGGCCGCCCGCCCTGGCCGCTTCCACGGCGGCGTTGAGCGCAAGAATGTTGGTCTGGAACGCGATCGAATCGATCGTGCCGATGATGTCACCCATCTTGCCGGACGATGCGCTGATCTGGTCCATCTGCGTGCGCACGGCTTCGATCATGCGGGTACTTTGCGAGATCGCTTCGTCCACGCCATCCACCAACACGCTTGCGTGCATGGCGTTTTCCGCGGTTTGCGTGACGCTCGCGGAGAGCTGGGCCAGGGCCGCGGCGGTCTCCTCCAGAGACCCGGCCTGGGCTTCCGTCCTGGTCGAGAGATCTGTATTGCTCGCAGCGATTTGCGTGGAAGACATTTCGATCTGCCTGGCCGCGGCAGCAACCGCGGTCAAGCGCGCAATCAGGTTGGACTGCATGTCTCCCATGGACGCCAGCACGCTGCCGGGCTTGGCGGCGGCGACTTCCCGTATCGGACGCAGGTCGCCCTGGGCGACGCGGGCAGCGATCGCTTTCAAGGTGGTGGGTTCGGCCCCCAGGGACTTCAGGATATTGCCGGTGATCCTGATCGAGAGCAGCAATGCGCCGATCAAGGAAATCGCCGCTAGCGTGAGGATGATGTTGCGGTCCGTGCGATCGTCCTGCTCGTATTGCGCGAGCAGATGCTGCGATCTGTCGCGGGTGTACGAGGCATAGTCATCCAGCGCTTGCAGCACGGACGCAAGGGCTGGCCGGCCCTGTTCGTCGATCGATCGCAAGGCTTCGTCGTGCTGGCGCGCCGCGCCCAGCTCGGCGATGCGCCGCGCGAGCGGGCTGTATTTCGCCTCGACTCTTTCGACCGCTTCGATCTTTTCTATCGTCGTGGCGGAGGCGTCGCTGGCATGGACCGCCATGTCTTTCAGCTGTCGCACCAGGCGGTTTGCCTCGTTGTCGGTTTGACGAACGCGCTCGGCGGCCTCATTCACCTGGCTTGGTGTACCGGCAAGAACGAGATCCCGCATGGCAAGATCGCGGCGCAGGATAGCCCCTCGTATTTCTTCCGCGACTGACTTGCGGGCGTCGATGCCATGCACGAAGCTGGAAAAGGCTTCAGTGGCGTCGTGCAACGCGTAAATGGCGAGGATGGACATCGCCACGATAATCACCAGCAAGAAACTGAAAGCCGTTGTCAGCTGCGTGCGTACTGAGTTGAATCTGAGGGTCATAACCGAGGTCGCGCAGTGAGAAAGTGTGAGGGCATTTGCCGGCACAGAATCCTACGCGCGGGCGGCGAGCCCCGAACGTAACCGCAAGAAACAGGCGTGACAGAGATTCCACGAATCGTTGGCGCTAAAGCCGCCCACCGATTCGGAATAACGAAGACACTTTCGCGACCGCAAAACGAAAAGCGGTTTGAAGGATTAACCTTCAAACCGCTTAAATTGGTGCGCCCGGCAGGATTCGAACCCACGACCCCTTGGTTCGTAGCCAAGTACTCTATCCAACTGAGCTACGGGCGCTTTGGTACAGAAGCGAGATTTTAGCACAGTTTTTTGCGTACTACGTGTGCTTTTTAATTCAAACACACCGCAAGTTCCTGCACATTTCTCACTTAGACCGCCTTGGCTGAACATTTGCGGACCCGGCTTTTTACTTCCGTGCTCGCGTTCAGGCAAGAACGAAACTATAGCAGAGTTTCGGAATCGTGTGCAAGTCCCCCCGTTAAATTTTTTCGGTCACGACTAAACACACTTCCGGAGAATCATCCCGGCGCTCCCTGCTCATCCGTCCCATATCATGAGCCACCCTCCAACTCACGGGATCACCCATGCAGGCCAGTACCCCGCGCGCGCCGTCGACCGCCGCTGACTCCAAGCGGATCTTCTACGTTCGCCTGCTGACGGCGGCCATCCAGGCCGCCCTGCTCTACGCACTCTTGCGCACGGCCCCCGGCCCTGACGCCATCAAGAACGCCTGGCAGACCGCGCAGCCCCAGCTCTACATCCCGCTGTTGCTCGCCGCCGTGTATGCCCCGCTCGCCCTGCTGCTTGGCGCGGGACAGATGCGGGTGCGGCCCTTGATCCTGTGGACCGTGCTGGTGGCGCTGGCCGCCGCCGGCCTCGGCTATCACGACGCCCTGCGCGGCACCGTGGACGGCTACAGTCCCGGCCACGCCCTGCCTGCGCCCTGGTTCCGCCTGTGGCTGATTCTGTCAGCTGCCGGCTTCGTCGGCCATGTCCTGATGACCGATCGCTTCGGCCATGAGCGGGATACGCAACGGGATACGCAACTCGAACCCGCACTGGCGGGCGTAACGACCGCGGCACCGCCCGCCGGCCCCCTCGGCGCCTACGCGCGCCACTTCAACACGGCCTGGCGCATCGGCCTGCAACTGGCACTGGCCGTGGTTTTCCTGGGCGTGTTCTGGCTGGTGCTGTATCTGGGTGCCACGCTGTTCCGCACCATCGGCCTGCCGGCCCCCTACCGCATCATCCAGACCCTGGGCTTCGCCCTGCCTGCCAGCACGCTGGCCATCGCCGTCGCGATACATGTGACGTCGATCCAGGCCTCGCTGATCCGCGGCATCCGCCTGCTGGTGCTGACCCTGTTCTCGTGGCTGCTGCCCCTCATGGCCGCCATCGTGGCCGCGTTCCTGGTCGGCCTGCTGGTTCAATCCGTCGAACCGCTGTGGAAAACGCGCTACGCGGGTTCGCTGCTGCTGAGCTCAGCCACCCTGATGGTGTTCCTGATCAATGCCTGCTACCAGGACGGCTCGCCCGGCCAGGAAGGCAACCGCCTGCGCCGCTGGGCCGCCATGCTGGGCGCGGTGGAACTGCTGCCCCTGGTGGGCCTGGCCATATGGGCGCTGCAGTTGCGCGTGCGCCAGTATGGCTGGAGCGTGGACCGCATCGTGGCCGCCGCCGTGTGCGTGATGGGCGCCTGGTATGCCATCGGCTATACCGCCTCCCTCATCCGCCCCCGTGGCTGGATGAAGCGCCTGGAAGCGACCAACGTCAGCGCGGCCTATCTGTTTCTGATCCTGGTGGCGGCATTGTTCTCGCCGGTGGCCGATCCCGCCCGCCTGATGGTCGCCAACCAGATCGCACGCCTGAACGACGGCCGCGCGGATGCCGACAAATTCGACTACCCCGCGCTTTATCTCGACGGTGGCCGCTGGGGCGTGGCGGCATTGAAAGACCTGAGCGACAACGGCAGCGACATCATCAAGGAGCGGGCCAAGAAGGCGCTGGTGATGTACGACCGTGACCGCGACTACGAATACACCTATAAGGAACCCGACGCCGCGGTACTGGCCAGGACCGTCGATGTGCTGCCCGCCGGCCGCAACTTGCCGGACGCATTCCTGAAAAAGGAATTCTGGAGCCAATCGCTTTGGGGCGTGCCCAAATGCGGCGAGGAGCGGCAGCAAGGCCAGGCCCGCTGCACGGCGCGCTTCCTCGACCTGAAACCGGGCGAGCCCGAATTCCTGCTCTTCGTGGACGGCAGCATCCGTCTGCTGTTCCAGCCCGACGCGCAGGGAGTATGGGCACTGGTCGGCAACCTCGAATACGCCAACTACTGCGACAACGATCGCGATCGGATCGAGCGGACCAATATCGACATCCAGGCCGTGGCGCCCCTCCTGCCGGACCTCATGGTCGGCGGCGACCAGCGCCTGCGCATCATCCCGCGCGAACGATCCTGCCCCAGCACCAAAGCCCGCGACGCGCAATAATCGGGACCATGCTTCGTAAAAACAGGAGACCGTTCCATGACCGTTCCCCGTAATGGCGCCGCGGCGCTGGCAGCCACCCTGGTCGCGGCCGGCGTCAAACGTTTGTTCACGCTATCCGGCAATCACATCATGCCGGTGTTCGATGCCTGCCTGGATGCCGGCATCGAACTGCTGCACACCCGCCACGAAGCCGCGGCCGTCCACATGGCCGACGCCTGGGCCCGCCTTACCGGCGAACCCGGCGTGGCGCTGGTGACCGGCGGCCCCGGCCACGCCAACGCAGTGGCGGCCCTGTATACCGCCAGCATGGCCGAGTCGCCGGTGCTTCTGCTGTCCGGCCATGCGCCCCACGCGCAGCTGGGCATGGGCGCATTCCAGGAAATGCGGCAGACCGATATCGCCGCGCCGCTCACCAAGGCCGCCACGCTGGCCGCCAGCGCGGACAGCCTGCCGCAGGACATCCTGGAAGCGCTGCGGCTGGCGCGCGCCGGCCGGCCCGGCCCGGTGCACCTGAGCCTGCCGACCGACGCGCTGGAGGCCGCCTGCACGCTGCCGCTGCCACAACACGTCGACATCACGCCAGACGCCCTGCCCTTGTCCCCGG is a window of Bordetella sp. N DNA encoding:
- the katG gene encoding catalase/peroxidase HPI, coding for MTNEAKCPFNHAAGGGTTNRDWWPKQLRLDLLNQHSSKSNPLDPNFNYAEAFKSLDLAAVKKDLAALMTDSQDWWPADFGHYGGLFIRMAWHSAGTYRIGDGRGGAGRGQQRFAPLNSWPDNVSLDKARRLLWPIKQKYGQKISWADLLILTGNVALETMGFKTFGFAGGREDSWEPDLDVYWGNEKTWLGGDVRYGKGAAGRDADDEGVLVADAEMHGQEESRNDDRRLENPLAAVQMGLIYVNPEGPDGNPDPVAAAHDIRETFGRMAMNDEETVALIAGGHTFGKTHGAGPADNVGAEPEAADLELQGLGWHNKFGSGKGGDTITSGLEVTWTSTPTQWGMGFFNNLFGHEWELTKSPAGAHQWVAKNAKADIPHAHDSSKKLLPTMLTTDLSLRLDPAYEKISRRFMANPEEFADAFARAWFKLTHRDMGPRARYLGPEVPAEELVWQDPVPAVDHPLVDAKDIAALKQKIAATKLSVPELVSTAWASASTFRGSDKRGGANGARIRLAPQKDWEVNQPARLAKVLAALEGVQKDFNASASGGKKISLADLIVLAGCTGVEQAAEKAGHRVTVPFTPGRTDASQDQTDVESINAMQPAADGFRNYVHARVRIPAEHLLIDRAQLLTLTAPEMTVLFGGLRVLDVHTGAETHGVFTDRPGALSNDFFRNLLDMGTAWQPTKSPARDVFEGKDRKTGRAKWTGTRVDLVFGADSRLRALSEVYGSADAEKKFVDDFVKAWDKVMNLDRFDLA
- a CDS encoding DUF4153 domain-containing protein, with amino-acid sequence MQASTPRAPSTAADSKRIFYVRLLTAAIQAALLYALLRTAPGPDAIKNAWQTAQPQLYIPLLLAAVYAPLALLLGAGQMRVRPLILWTVLVALAAAGLGYHDALRGTVDGYSPGHALPAPWFRLWLILSAAGFVGHVLMTDRFGHERDTQRDTQLEPALAGVTTAAPPAGPLGAYARHFNTAWRIGLQLALAVVFLGVFWLVLYLGATLFRTIGLPAPYRIIQTLGFALPASTLAIAVAIHVTSIQASLIRGIRLLVLTLFSWLLPLMAAIVAAFLVGLLVQSVEPLWKTRYAGSLLLSSATLMVFLINACYQDGSPGQEGNRLRRWAAMLGAVELLPLVGLAIWALQLRVRQYGWSVDRIVAAAVCVMGAWYAIGYTASLIRPRGWMKRLEATNVSAAYLFLILVAALFSPVADPARLMVANQIARLNDGRADADKFDYPALYLDGGRWGVAALKDLSDNGSDIIKERAKKALVMYDRDRDYEYTYKEPDAAVLARTVDVLPAGRNLPDAFLKKEFWSQSLWGVPKCGEERQQGQARCTARFLDLKPGEPEFLLFVDGSIRLLFQPDAQGVWALVGNLEYANYCDNDRDRIERTNIDIQAVAPLLPDLMVGGDQRLRIIPRERSCPSTKARDAQ
- a CDS encoding methyl-accepting chemotaxis protein — encoded protein: MPANALTLSHCATSVMTLRFNSVRTQLTTAFSFLLVIIVAMSILAIYALHDATEAFSSFVHGIDARKSVAEEIRGAILRRDLAMRDLVLAGTPSQVNEAAERVRQTDNEANRLVRQLKDMAVHASDASATTIEKIEAVERVEAKYSPLARRIAELGAARQHDEALRSIDEQGRPALASVLQALDDYASYTRDRSQHLLAQYEQDDRTDRNIILTLAAISLIGALLLSIRITGNILKSLGAEPTTLKAIAARVAQGDLRPIREVAAAKPGSVLASMGDMQSNLIARLTAVAAAARQIEMSSTQIAASNTDLSTRTEAQAGSLEETAAALAQLSASVTQTAENAMHASVLVDGVDEAISQSTRMIEAVRTQMDQISASSGKMGDIIGTIDSIAFQTNILALNAAVEAARAGGHGKGFAVVASEVRALAQRSSASAKEIRKLIDESVEQIRRGGNVAKDAETAMGHMTANAGKVGLTIKEIAHASVEQSEGIAQINLAVSQIDSATQSNAALVETTASASSALQLEAQNQSAAVGYFKFDEADNVQKAADSAPTPALQARRIPQLSYARAGL
- a CDS encoding M14 family metallopeptidase; translation: MGIIGNFLAEQAGPARQVGTLAVGSMASGMAVGLPYVAVRGARPGKTLWLHGQVHGDEINGMVAALRFANGLDPAAMSGNVVVTPTGNPQALDSRRKRNPYDDLDLDQCYPGSAGGLISERLAHALFAEIRDTASFVINLHTMNPLFNSKAYAVYKLHPGSGVEEQELLRAIALFEPNVACRMDVGGKGELPGNIAGALDYQCLAAGIPAFMVELGGGSRYEAHNVALAERGFARLAGHLGILEGGAGYSVPTVRRVTRRGWITFKQGGLFVPEVEAGATLKAGSVLGASMNLHGEPLETIRLANDGIVIGLRGDPVIHTGERAAFMAHEWDEFSLA